A single region of the Streptomyces sp. ITFR-16 genome encodes:
- a CDS encoding TetR/AcrR family transcriptional regulator, translated as MTSENVEPGTVRPGGRTARVRESVLRAAGDALAEHGFDRLDLADVARRAEVGKTTVYRRWSTPTGLIADLLDDMAEQSSPRSRTGSLDEDLRANARLVLKTLTDPRQGALFRSVIAAATCDPRTAQALHRFYAIRIEEWAGCVTEAVERGEAPAGTDPHEVVRAVSAPLYYRLLASGDPLDEAAADRAALAATVAAKAGAYVR; from the coding sequence ATGACATCCGAGAACGTGGAACCCGGCACCGTCCGGCCCGGTGGGCGCACCGCCCGGGTCAGGGAGTCCGTGCTGCGCGCGGCGGGTGACGCACTGGCCGAACACGGCTTCGACCGCCTCGACCTCGCCGATGTCGCGCGCCGCGCGGAGGTCGGCAAGACGACCGTCTACCGGCGCTGGTCCACCCCGACCGGCCTGATCGCGGACCTGCTCGACGACATGGCGGAGCAGTCCTCGCCGCGCAGCCGCACCGGTTCGCTGGACGAGGATCTGAGGGCCAACGCCCGGCTCGTGCTGAAGACGCTCACCGACCCGCGCCAGGGCGCCCTGTTCCGGTCCGTGATCGCGGCGGCGACCTGCGACCCGCGCACCGCGCAGGCGCTGCACCGCTTCTACGCGATCCGCATCGAGGAGTGGGCCGGCTGTGTCACCGAGGCCGTCGAGCGCGGGGAGGCCCCCGCAGGCACCGATCCGCACGAGGTGGTCCGTGCCGTCTCGGCGCCGCTCTACTACCGCCTGCTCGCCAGCGGCGACCCGCTCGACGAGGCCGCCGCCGACCGCGCAGCCCTGGCCGCGACGGTCGCGGCGAAGGCGGGCGCGTACGTGCGCTGA
- a CDS encoding nucleotidyltransferase domain-containing protein, whose product MRTETPWGPWDPPPPAEAVRLLAPLGTPWWIAGGYAIELAVGRAFRDHGDIDVLLLRRDQQAIQRVLPDWEWWAADPPGTLRPWRPGEILPAGVHDLWCRPGPDEPWRVQFMLDDVAGGDWVFRRDPRIRLPLDRLGRVSGDGMPYVAPEVQLLYKSRSRRAKDERDFEAALPVLDEDARSWLTETITLAQGAQHPWAARLRALREG is encoded by the coding sequence GTGCGCACGGAAACACCGTGGGGCCCCTGGGACCCACCGCCGCCGGCCGAGGCCGTCCGGCTGCTCGCCCCGCTGGGCACGCCGTGGTGGATCGCCGGCGGGTACGCGATCGAGCTGGCCGTCGGCCGCGCCTTCCGGGACCACGGCGACATCGACGTACTGCTGCTGCGCCGCGACCAGCAGGCGATCCAGCGCGTCCTGCCGGACTGGGAGTGGTGGGCGGCCGATCCGCCCGGCACGCTGCGGCCCTGGCGCCCCGGCGAGATCCTGCCCGCCGGGGTCCACGACCTCTGGTGCCGGCCGGGCCCGGACGAGCCGTGGCGGGTGCAGTTCATGCTCGACGACGTGGCGGGCGGGGACTGGGTGTTCCGCCGCGACCCCCGGATCCGCCTCCCGCTGGACCGGCTCGGCCGGGTCTCCGGGGACGGGATGCCCTACGTCGCCCCCGAGGTGCAGCTGCTCTACAAGTCCCGGTCCCGGCGGGCCAAGGACGAGCGGGACTTCGAGGCGGCGCTGCCGGTTCTCGACGAGGACGCGCGGTCCTGGCTGACCGAGACGATCACCCTGGCGCAGGGCGCGCAACACCCCTGGGCGGCCCGGCTGCGGGCGCTGCGGGAGGGCTGA
- a CDS encoding SDR family oxidoreductase, whose translation MSTTGSAADPHPLIAVTGASGALGGRVARRLTRAGVPVRLLGRDPSRLPELPGADPAPPAPYGDGEAMRRALAGAHTLFLVSAHESPDRVREHVTAVDAAVAAGVERIVYVSFVGAAPDATFTFARDHWDTEAHIRTTEVRHTFLRDSWYLAGIPAMTGADGVLRGPAGDGRVAAVAHEDIADAATAVLLADTDPTGPSHDGRTYDLTGPEAFTLAEAAEELSRATGRTVTYVPETREEAYASRSGYGAPDWEVAGWVTSYEAIATGEMATVSDAVPRLTGRPAKSLAGYLREHPDSCRHLLLPG comes from the coding sequence ATGAGCACCACCGGTTCCGCGGCAGACCCCCACCCCCTCATCGCCGTCACCGGCGCGAGCGGGGCGCTGGGCGGCCGGGTCGCGAGGCGGCTTACCCGCGCCGGAGTCCCCGTGCGGCTCCTGGGCCGGGACCCCTCCCGGCTGCCCGAGCTGCCAGGCGCCGACCCCGCGCCGCCCGCCCCGTACGGCGACGGCGAGGCCATGCGCCGCGCCCTGGCCGGGGCGCACACCCTGTTCCTCGTCTCGGCCCACGAGAGCCCCGACCGGGTGCGCGAGCATGTGACGGCCGTGGACGCGGCGGTCGCCGCGGGCGTCGAGCGGATCGTCTACGTCTCCTTCGTCGGGGCCGCGCCCGATGCCACGTTCACCTTCGCCCGGGACCACTGGGACACCGAGGCGCACATCCGTACCACCGAGGTCCGCCACACCTTCCTGCGCGACAGCTGGTACCTCGCGGGCATCCCCGCGATGACCGGCGCCGACGGCGTGCTGCGCGGGCCGGCCGGCGACGGCCGGGTGGCGGCGGTGGCGCACGAGGACATCGCCGACGCCGCGACCGCCGTGCTGCTCGCGGACACCGACCCCACGGGCCCCTCCCACGACGGGCGGACGTACGACCTGACGGGCCCCGAGGCGTTCACCCTCGCCGAGGCGGCCGAGGAGCTGAGCCGGGCCACCGGACGGACCGTCACCTATGTGCCGGAGACCCGGGAGGAGGCGTACGCCTCACGGTCCGGATACGGCGCCCCCGACTGGGAGGTGGCGGGCTGGGTGACCTCGTACGAGGCCATCGCGACCGGCGAGATGGCCACCGTCTCGGACGCCGTGCCGAGGCTCACCGGCCGGCCCGCCAAGAGCCTGGCCGGCTATCTGCGCGAACACCCCGACAGCTGCCGCCACCTCCTCCTGCCGGGCTGA
- a CDS encoding DUF952 domain-containing protein produces the protein MAELLHLTERPLWEAARGTGTYEMSTRGRTLSEEGFIHCSLPHQLPGVARMLYGAGDHDLVVLVIDTDRLPAPVRYEPAAPGGEEFPHIYGPVPVEAVVDVRPWPHKEGDPE, from the coding sequence ATGGCCGAACTGCTGCACCTCACCGAACGCCCACTGTGGGAGGCGGCCCGCGGGACCGGGACATACGAGATGTCCACCCGCGGCCGCACCCTGAGCGAAGAGGGCTTCATCCACTGCTCGCTGCCGCACCAGCTCCCCGGTGTGGCCAGGATGCTGTACGGCGCCGGCGACCACGACCTGGTGGTGCTGGTCATCGACACGGACCGGCTGCCGGCGCCCGTACGGTACGAGCCGGCCGCGCCCGGCGGCGAGGAGTTCCCGCACATCTACGGACCGGTTCCCGTCGAGGCGGTCGTGGACGTGCGCCCCTGGCCACACAAGGAAGGCGACCCCGAATGA
- a CDS encoding choice-of-anchor A family protein, translating into MAVTVAAAAAMVGVLAPTAAADPLPGGLGPCLGDDCPATWPDPNNGPVTHHDSNINIFVGGDYLVREAAAEAEGKIVTLGRFDMMKREGASQIYNVGVAGVGSRVPPPDGSDYLTVGGDLTVQSGKRLLAEEGLNSGVVRYAQGLSGTVIPTTVHDAGATAPYTALRDQLTAASHCYAYDDNADHRRPVTGTTENSGSETVFTGDGTSALQVFAVDADLATAAGGQQGIVFRGIPDGATVLVNVYGDTRTISTYMGSLPQSGLREHLMWNFPDATAVGLKGTGQFQGSVLLGQQASTTTLAMSGANGRFYTAGSLTHTSEGASGGQEMHAYPFDGDLPGCDEPSPTPTPTDSPTPTPTPTDSPTPTPTDTPTPTPTDSPGPSPSQTTPGPEPTPAPTHSWPHRPHPGGELPDTGSRGGEWVIGGIAAALLVAGSAATMLARRTRRRG; encoded by the coding sequence GTGGCGGTGACGGTGGCGGCAGCGGCGGCCATGGTGGGGGTTCTCGCGCCCACCGCTGCCGCCGACCCGCTGCCCGGCGGTCTCGGTCCGTGCCTCGGCGACGACTGCCCGGCGACCTGGCCGGACCCGAACAACGGCCCTGTCACCCATCACGACAGCAACATCAACATCTTCGTCGGCGGCGACTATCTCGTCCGGGAGGCCGCCGCCGAGGCCGAGGGGAAGATCGTCACCCTCGGGCGGTTCGACATGATGAAGCGCGAGGGGGCCTCGCAGATCTACAACGTCGGTGTCGCCGGCGTGGGATCGCGGGTCCCGCCGCCCGACGGCTCGGACTATCTGACCGTGGGCGGCGATCTGACCGTCCAGAGCGGAAAGCGGCTGCTGGCCGAGGAAGGGCTCAACAGCGGGGTGGTGCGCTACGCCCAGGGCCTCAGCGGGACGGTGATCCCCACCACCGTCCACGACGCCGGCGCCACCGCTCCGTACACCGCGCTGCGCGACCAGCTGACGGCGGCCAGCCACTGCTACGCGTACGACGACAACGCGGACCACCGGCGTCCGGTGACCGGCACGACGGAGAACTCCGGCTCCGAGACCGTCTTCACCGGCGACGGCACCTCCGCCCTCCAGGTCTTCGCCGTCGACGCCGACCTGGCCACGGCCGCGGGCGGCCAGCAGGGCATCGTGTTCCGGGGCATCCCGGACGGCGCGACCGTCCTGGTCAACGTCTACGGCGACACCCGCACCATCAGCACCTACATGGGCTCGCTGCCGCAGTCCGGCCTTCGCGAGCACCTGATGTGGAACTTCCCCGACGCCACCGCGGTCGGGCTGAAGGGCACCGGCCAGTTCCAGGGCAGCGTGCTGCTCGGGCAGCAGGCGAGCACCACCACCCTGGCGATGAGTGGTGCCAACGGCCGCTTCTACACGGCCGGTTCGCTGACCCACACCTCGGAGGGCGCGTCGGGCGGCCAGGAGATGCACGCCTACCCGTTCGACGGCGACCTGCCCGGCTGCGACGAGCCGTCGCCGACCCCGACCCCCACCGACTCGCCCACCCCGACCCCCACCCCGACGGACTCGCCCACGCCGACGCCGACGGACACCCCCACACCCACGCCCACGGACTCGCCCGGACCGTCCCCGTCGCAGACGACCCCCGGCCCCGAGCCCACGCCCGCCCCCACCCATTCCTGGCCGCACCGACCGCACCCCGGGGGAGAGCTCCCGGACACCGGTTCGCGCGGCGGCGAATGGGTGATCGGCGGGATCGCGGCGGCGCTGCTCGTCGCGGGATCGGCGGCAACGATGCTGGCCCGCAGGACGCGCAGGCGCGGCTGA